One Candidatus Bathyarchaeota archaeon genomic region harbors:
- a CDS encoding ABC transporter ATP-binding protein, whose amino-acid sequence MATVKVENVSKIIDDKKILEDVSFEVRDKTFTSILGPVGSGKTTLLRIIAGVETPDKGSVFFDDREVTKVPARERNVAMVYQSFALYPHLNVYENIASPLKIRKLNSRDIEKRVIEVAELLRIKDLLRRMPAELSGGERQRVAIARALIRDADIYLLDEPLTNLDYKIREGMRSELRRIFQEKGGTILFAASDPLDTFAMAQYVIIIHRGRILQTGGIQEVYSCPRTTMVGKILARPPMNLLEAELKESDSRRFLEFSGMRIDVSHFGDVLTEREYLLGIRPDSFFFPESLNEDDLYFSATVIVTEIEGSESIIHLDWKGQRLITYYPYVKRLDPGEHVELAVHLSDIYIFNKSKEEFITKYVRGGQYGRD is encoded by the coding sequence ATGGCCACAGTAAAAGTCGAGAACGTTTCTAAGATCATAGATGACAAAAAGATATTAGAAGATGTATCGTTCGAGGTCAGGGATAAAACCTTCACTTCTATTCTTGGCCCCGTGGGTTCTGGGAAGACTACACTGCTCAGAATAATCGCGGGAGTGGAGACGCCCGACAAGGGCTCAGTTTTTTTCGATGATAGGGAGGTTACCAAGGTTCCAGCTAGGGAAAGGAACGTGGCAATGGTATATCAGAGCTTCGCCCTCTATCCCCATTTAAACGTCTACGAGAACATAGCCTCACCCCTCAAAATAAGGAAGCTGAATAGCAGAGACATAGAGAAGAGAGTCATAGAGGTGGCAGAGCTTCTACGGATAAAGGATCTTCTCAGGAGGATGCCCGCCGAGCTAAGCGGAGGGGAGAGACAAAGGGTTGCGATAGCGAGAGCGTTGATAAGGGATGCGGATATTTACCTGCTCGACGAGCCTCTAACGAACTTGGATTATAAAATAAGAGAGGGGATGAGGAGTGAACTGAGGAGAATATTCCAGGAGAAGGGAGGCACCATTTTATTCGCAGCTTCAGATCCTCTCGATACATTTGCTATGGCGCAATACGTAATAATAATACATAGGGGCAGGATTCTCCAGACGGGGGGAATCCAAGAAGTGTATAGCTGCCCACGAACGACAATGGTAGGAAAGATACTCGCTAGGCCGCCGATGAACTTACTAGAGGCGGAGCTTAAGGAATCCGATAGTAGGCGCTTTTTGGAGTTTTCTGGGATGCGTATAGATGTCTCTCATTTCGGAGACGTCCTAACCGAGAGGGAATATTTGCTGGGCATAAGGCCGGACAGCTTCTTCTTCCCCGAGTCTTTGAACGAAGACGACCTCTATTTCAGTGCAACCGTCATCGTTACGGAGATCGAAGGTTCAGAATCAATAATACACCTGGACTGGAAGGGACAAAGGCTCATCACCTATTATCCATACGTGAAAAGGTTAGATCCCGGCGAACATGTCGAGCTAGCAGTACACTTAAGTGACATCTATATCTTCAATAAGAGTAAGGAGGAGTTCATTACGAAGTATGTTA
- a CDS encoding FGGY-family carbohydrate kinase, with the protein MVAPLLLGTDIGTFGTKSCIIDVAGKVLSDSFVETDILIPRPGWAEQWPDVWWRAYLESVRKALEKANVDPKDVSGVSVSGLYTGSGVPVDSEFKPLRPGIIWMDRRANEETEFIRKEIGEDYIFKRTGNIVDPYFGITKILWIKRHELRIWEKIHQLMTAYGYIIYKLTGKSCIDHSSAGVIGGIYDIYKRGWAEDLMEELGIPRDFFPENINMSKDVVGEIGEEGSRATGLKRGTPVVAGGIDATVSALSVTALNDGDLASMLGTSMCNGFIQDEPRLSKKLVNFPYVAYDDHKLYSFAGIITAGAAVRWFRDEFAPQEKCVAERTGTSAYVILDSMAEKIPPGAEGLIFTPHMTVGERAPYWNPHLRSCLFGLTLYHHSAHIFRAFLESIAYAIRDSIEAAKEAGIPVKKALLVNGCAKSPLWRQIIADVTGMEFTYMKDAPGAPLGDALLAGVGTGLLKYEDIYNWVKEAQIVRPNIKNINIYNRYYSLYKKIRESLEEFYKEFSSLGASNS; encoded by the coding sequence ATGGTTGCTCCTCTACTGCTCGGTACAGATATTGGAACTTTCGGGACTAAGAGCTGTATAATCGATGTTGCCGGGAAGGTCTTGTCGGATTCTTTCGTGGAAACCGATATATTAATTCCCAGGCCTGGCTGGGCTGAACAGTGGCCGGACGTGTGGTGGCGAGCCTATTTGGAGAGCGTGCGGAAAGCTTTGGAAAAGGCTAATGTGGACCCGAAAGATGTAAGTGGGGTCTCAGTAAGTGGTCTTTATACAGGTTCGGGGGTGCCCGTTGATTCGGAGTTTAAGCCGTTAAGGCCGGGTATAATATGGATGGATAGAAGGGCTAACGAGGAGACTGAGTTTATCAGGAAAGAGATAGGAGAAGATTATATATTCAAGAGAACCGGTAATATTGTGGATCCTTACTTTGGTATCACCAAGATTCTCTGGATAAAGAGACATGAACTAAGGATATGGGAGAAGATCCATCAGTTAATGACCGCCTATGGTTATATAATTTATAAACTGACTGGAAAGTCGTGTATTGATCATTCGAGTGCGGGCGTCATAGGAGGTATCTATGACATCTATAAACGCGGCTGGGCAGAAGACCTCATGGAAGAACTCGGGATACCCCGGGACTTCTTCCCTGAAAATATAAATATGTCCAAGGATGTTGTAGGGGAGATAGGTGAAGAGGGTTCAAGGGCAACTGGCCTGAAGAGAGGAACCCCGGTGGTCGCCGGGGGAATAGATGCCACAGTATCTGCGCTTAGTGTTACAGCCCTGAATGATGGAGATCTCGCATCTATGCTCGGGACCTCCATGTGCAATGGATTCATCCAAGATGAACCCCGCCTCTCAAAAAAGCTCGTTAACTTTCCATACGTAGCGTACGATGACCATAAGTTATATTCCTTCGCTGGAATAATTACGGCAGGTGCAGCTGTTAGATGGTTCAGAGATGAATTTGCTCCCCAGGAGAAATGCGTGGCTGAGAGAACAGGTACATCAGCATATGTAATACTGGATAGTATGGCGGAGAAGATCCCTCCAGGAGCTGAAGGTTTGATATTCACTCCGCATATGACGGTCGGTGAAAGAGCACCTTACTGGAATCCACATCTACGGAGCTGCCTCTTTGGCCTTACTTTATATCACCACTCAGCCCACATCTTCAGAGCCTTCCTGGAGAGTATAGCATATGCTATACGCGACAGCATCGAGGCGGCGAAAGAGGCGGGAATACCCGTTAAAAAAGCTTTACTGGTAAATGGGTGTGCTAAATCTCCCCTCTGGCGCCAGATAATTGCTGATGTGACCGGGATGGAGTTCACCTATATGAAGGATGCCCCGGGTGCACCGCTTGGGGACGCGCTTCTAGCGGGGGTAGGTACTGGCCTCCTTAAATATGAGGATATATACAACTGGGTTAAGGAAGCCCAAATAGTTAGACCCAATATCAAAAACATCAATATATATAATAGATACTACTCGCTTTACAAGAAAATTAGAGAGAGTCTTGAGGAATTTTATAAAGAATTCTCGAGTTTAGGGGCATCTAACTCTTAA